One Nostoc punctiforme PCC 73102 DNA window includes the following coding sequences:
- a CDS encoding calcium-binding protein encodes MANIKGTDANDVIMISKTTNNSLSGGDGNYILYSGEGDNSLDGGLGNDQLYASNTTGNNSLKGGSGSDYFNINNSSGRNLLDGGSENDSFSGSNTTGNNTLNGGEGNDYLYIYHSSGNNLLNGGSENDRLYASNTSGDNTLKGGTGDDVFDISSSSGNNLLDGGLGNDQFYAYSASGNNTLKGGSDNDSFHLSAPSITPSVLVTQTVDGGTGDDYLSIDYGSFTTEGITSTFDTTTNQGSITAGTYQVSYKNIQQLDIFGTANTDTILGSNGNDFLFGNDGNDFLAGGKGNDCLCGGEGTDTFAFNNYNEGVDSLYDFDPIAEVIQVSSDGFGGSLAKGALSTSEFTIGSAATTDAQRFIYDNGTGALFFDQDGSGGTFTQVQFAQLSNGLSLSATNFVVV; translated from the coding sequence ATGGCAAATATCAAGGGTACTGATGCTAATGATGTCATTATGATAAGTAAAACTACTAACAATAGCCTCTCTGGAGGAGATGGTAATTACATCTTATATAGTGGCGAAGGAGATAATAGCCTAGACGGTGGCTTGGGGAACGATCAACTTTATGCTTCTAACACCACTGGCAACAACAGCCTTAAGGGGGGATCTGGAAGTGATTATTTTAATATTAACAATTCTTCTGGAAGAAATCTTTTAGACGGTGGCTCTGAGAATGATTCATTTTCTGGTTCCAATACCACTGGCAACAACACCCTTAATGGAGGAGAAGGAAATGATTATCTATACATTTATCATTCTTCTGGAAATAACCTTTTAAACGGTGGTTCTGAGAACGATCGACTTTATGCTTCTAACACCAGTGGCGACAACACTCTTAAGGGAGGAACTGGGGATGATGTGTTTGATATTTCTTCTTCTTCTGGAAATAACCTTTTAGACGGTGGCTTGGGGAACGATCAATTTTATGCTTATAGTGCTAGTGGCAATAACACCCTTAAAGGAGGGAGTGACAACGACTCCTTCCATTTGAGCGCCCCCTCTATTACTCCCTCTGTTTTAGTAACTCAAACGGTAGATGGAGGTACGGGCGACGACTATTTGTCTATCGATTATGGCAGTTTTACTACTGAGGGAATCACCTCAACTTTCGATACAACCACTAACCAAGGTTCAATTACGGCTGGGACGTATCAAGTTAGCTATAAGAATATTCAACAATTAGATATTTTTGGTACAGCTAACACTGACACTATTCTAGGCAGTAATGGTAACGATTTTCTTTTCGGGAATGATGGCAACGATTTCCTGGCTGGAGGGAAAGGCAATGATTGTCTGTGTGGAGGAGAGGGCACTGATACATTTGCCTTCAATAATTACAATGAAGGTGTTGATAGTCTTTATGACTTCGACCCGATTGCTGAAGTTATTCAGGTATCCTCTGATGGTTTCGGCGGATCTTTAGCAAAAGGCGCACTCTCGACTAGTGAGTTTACCATCGGTTCAGCCGCCACAACGGACGCTCAACGATTTATCTACGACAACGGTACAGGTGCGCTGTTCTTTGACCAAGATGGTAGCGGTGGCACATTTACTCAGGTACAATTCGCGCAACTCAGCAATGGATTGTCACTAAGTGCAACTAATTTTGTTGTTGTTTAA
- a CDS encoding S8 family serine peptidase, with protein MVQVRYGGQNGQQYELAISDEHVVVRTESRSTLIGARPFEVAPVSPTARSILNQFELTTRFRQAGVEILRAKVPTQGVALRDRAREILNQESEVQFAGRVLIDPASSQPIIYTENLFVKFDNEEESRVCQEILGRYSLTIKRRLEYARNAYFVNAPTNTGIAIFDIAERLLNEESVELCHPELVRESRQRQVFPQQWHLKQTTINGKVINAHANVEAAWKLSDGTGAIIAIIDDGVDLDHEEFRSSGKIVAPRDVTRKNDNPRPGNDNNHGTACAGVACGNGKFGASGVAPGAKLMPIRLASSLGSQDEADAFIWAAQNGADVISCSWGPADGTWFEPNDPLHKQKVPLPDSTRLAMDFAINKGRNGKGCVILFAAGNGNESVDNDGYASYQKVIAIAACNDFGTRSAYSDFGQAVWCAFPSNNGDSSQTPGIWTTDRVGVLGYNSGNVNLGDAGGNYTNEFGGTSSACPGAAGVTALIIARNPNLRWDEVRDIIKRSCDRIDQAGGKYDANGRSPFYGYGRINALKAVELAKPAQTSPISIFKAVQDIPINDLQTSTLSLAIANTSLLKSIKVNVDIEHTYIGDLVVTLLPPVQIGILPIILHDRQGGATDNIKTTYDEVNTPKLAAFKGKSPQGTWTLEVADKASTDTGKIRSFTIEIGF; from the coding sequence ATGGTTCAGGTTCGCTATGGTGGACAGAACGGTCAACAGTATGAACTTGCTATCAGTGACGAACACGTTGTAGTGCGTACCGAAAGCCGCAGTACTCTAATTGGTGCAAGACCGTTTGAAGTCGCACCTGTGTCACCCACAGCTCGTAGCATCCTCAATCAATTCGAGTTAACAACGCGGTTTCGGCAAGCGGGTGTAGAAATTTTGCGTGCGAAAGTTCCGACTCAGGGTGTCGCTTTGCGCGATCGCGCCCGTGAAATTCTCAACCAAGAGTCTGAAGTCCAATTTGCCGGACGTGTCTTGATCGATCCAGCCTCCAGCCAACCGATAATTTACACCGAAAACCTCTTTGTTAAATTCGATAATGAAGAAGAATCAAGGGTCTGCCAAGAGATATTGGGACGTTACAGCTTAACAATTAAACGCCGACTTGAATATGCGCGAAATGCTTATTTTGTCAATGCACCTACAAATACTGGTATAGCGATCTTTGACATCGCCGAGAGACTTCTGAATGAGGAATCAGTCGAACTGTGCCATCCTGAACTAGTGCGTGAATCACGCCAACGTCAGGTTTTTCCCCAGCAGTGGCACTTAAAGCAAACAACAATTAACGGTAAGGTAATTAACGCCCATGCCAACGTTGAAGCAGCTTGGAAGTTGAGCGATGGCACAGGAGCAATTATTGCAATAATCGATGACGGTGTGGATCTCGATCATGAAGAATTTCGTTCCTCTGGAAAAATTGTTGCCCCGCGCGATGTCACACGTAAAAATGACAATCCCAGACCGGGAAACGACAATAACCACGGGACAGCTTGTGCAGGAGTAGCTTGTGGCAACGGGAAATTTGGTGCATCTGGTGTAGCACCAGGCGCAAAACTGATGCCGATTCGTTTAGCTTCGTCGTTGGGATCACAGGATGAAGCAGATGCTTTTATTTGGGCGGCTCAAAATGGTGCTGATGTGATTTCTTGTAGTTGGGGTCCAGCAGATGGGACTTGGTTTGAGCCAAACGATCCTCTACACAAGCAAAAAGTACCTTTGCCTGACTCCACAAGATTGGCTATGGACTTTGCAATCAATAAAGGACGCAACGGCAAGGGATGCGTAATTTTATTCGCGGCTGGCAATGGTAACGAAAGTGTAGATAACGATGGCTACGCCAGCTACCAAAAGGTAATTGCGATCGCAGCTTGTAACGACTTTGGCACAAGAAGCGCTTACAGTGACTTTGGTCAGGCGGTGTGGTGCGCCTTTCCCAGTAACAATGGTGATAGTTCTCAAACCCCTGGAATTTGGACAACCGATCGAGTTGGTGTACTTGGCTATAATTCCGGTAATGTAAATCTGGGTGATGCTGGAGGTAACTACACGAACGAATTCGGCGGGACTTCTAGTGCTTGTCCTGGTGCGGCTGGTGTCACAGCATTGATTATTGCCAGAAACCCAAATCTGCGTTGGGACGAAGTACGAGACATTATTAAACGCTCTTGCGATCGCATCGATCAAGCTGGAGGTAAATATGATGCCAATGGTCGCAGCCCTTTCTACGGTTATGGTCGAATCAATGCTCTCAAAGCTGTAGAATTGGCCAAGCCGGCGCAAACATCGCCCATTAGCATATTCAAGGCAGTACAAGATATCCCAATTAACGACTTGCAAACATCAACATTGTCGTTGGCGATCGCTAATACCAGCCTCCTGAAATCCATCAAAGTGAATGTAGACATCGAGCATACTTATATTGGCGATCTTGTAGTTACTCTCCTTCCCCCAGTGCAAATAGGCATACTTCCCATCATTCTGCACGATCGCCAAGGTGGAGCTACAGATAATATCAAAACAACCTATGACGAGGTAAACACCCCAAAACTTGCTGCCTTTAAAGGTAAAAGTCCCCAAGGAACCTGGACTCTGGAAGTTGCAGATAAAGCTAGCACAGATACAGGAAAGATTCGCAGCTTTACCATTGAAATCGGATTTTAA
- a CDS encoding vWA domain-containing protein, with product MIKTSYEFDQSILPAGSSLKTNILLRFRPDIAESPRRNLNLSLVIDRSGSMAGAALHHALKAAESVVDQLEPDDILSVVVYDDEVDSVVPPQAVTNKATLKDSIRKVRAGGITNLSGGWLKGCEHVKTRLDPQKINRVLLLTDGHANMGIQDPKVLTATSGQKAEEGITTTTLGFAQGFNEDLLIGMARAARGNFYFIQSIDEATEVFSIELDSLRAVVGQNLTVKLELAEGVSLVDTLSLAKVSQNDAGQAVISLGELYEGEDKLLGLSLVISSAQVGELPVMKLHYSADVIQNDLIQNVSGTADIIAKVGTVEEAAFASTSHIILELSRLTIAKAKETALDLAEHGRHQEAEETLRTLVKDLRDKGLNENFEIAEEIDQLEYFASRIAQKALGNAGRKELRDQSYQTMNRNRNDLVGRGVTAGDEVYAMPVVNEVGSGVELYCVREGGKLRVKVISEGYDSAKNVQFPRSIRAEGARYVVEGLELSNEGTFYRVRGNITRFAQPGETDIFVAPRQSNIAYTGKASKGSASAADLPTTDVVKDGILVQCVKDGSKLRARVVSDGYEPDWNMRFPRSVREEGMLYVVDEVKTAPDGKSYIACGEIKRFVQPTTTN from the coding sequence ATGATTAAGACAAGTTACGAATTTGACCAGTCTATTCTTCCCGCCGGATCTTCATTAAAGACTAATATTTTGCTACGTTTTCGTCCTGACATAGCTGAATCTCCCCGACGGAACCTTAACCTTTCTCTTGTAATTGACCGTTCAGGCTCTATGGCAGGTGCTGCCTTACATCATGCACTCAAAGCTGCTGAGTCTGTGGTAGATCAACTTGAGCCAGATGACATTCTCTCAGTAGTTGTTTACGACGATGAAGTAGACAGCGTTGTACCACCCCAAGCTGTAACTAACAAAGCCACACTGAAAGATTCTATCCGCAAAGTGAGAGCAGGCGGTATTACCAACTTATCGGGGGGATGGCTCAAAGGCTGTGAACACGTCAAAACACGGCTCGATCCACAAAAAATCAACCGTGTTCTCTTGCTTACTGATGGTCACGCCAATATGGGCATTCAAGACCCCAAGGTACTAACGGCGACATCAGGGCAAAAAGCTGAGGAAGGTATCACCACAACTACATTAGGTTTTGCTCAGGGTTTTAATGAAGACCTGCTGATTGGTATGGCAAGGGCTGCCAGGGGAAACTTTTATTTCATTCAAAGCATTGATGAAGCAACTGAAGTGTTTAGTATTGAGCTAGACAGTCTCAGAGCAGTAGTAGGACAAAACCTCACAGTGAAACTTGAGTTGGCTGAAGGTGTCAGTCTTGTTGATACCTTAAGTCTTGCAAAAGTTAGCCAGAATGACGCTGGTCAGGCTGTTATCAGCTTGGGAGAGCTTTACGAGGGTGAAGACAAACTTCTCGGTTTAAGTTTGGTGATATCAAGCGCTCAAGTTGGTGAGTTACCTGTGATGAAACTGCATTACAGCGCTGACGTTATCCAAAATGACCTCATTCAAAACGTTTCAGGCACAGCAGATATCATTGCCAAAGTTGGCACTGTTGAGGAAGCCGCTTTTGCCTCTACAAGCCATATCATTCTTGAACTGAGCCGCCTCACCATCGCTAAGGCTAAAGAGACTGCCCTCGATTTAGCTGAACATGGCAGACACCAGGAAGCGGAAGAAACCCTGCGTACTCTGGTGAAAGATTTGCGGGATAAAGGGTTAAACGAGAATTTTGAAATTGCTGAAGAGATCGATCAGCTTGAGTATTTCGCAAGTCGAATCGCCCAAAAAGCTCTAGGTAATGCCGGACGTAAAGAATTGCGAGATCAGTCTTACCAGACAATGAACCGCAATCGTAACGATCTGGTGGGGCGCGGTGTTACTGCTGGTGATGAAGTGTACGCAATGCCGGTTGTCAATGAAGTTGGCTCAGGTGTTGAATTGTATTGCGTTCGTGAAGGAGGTAAACTACGGGTCAAAGTCATATCTGAAGGCTATGATTCAGCCAAGAATGTCCAGTTTCCGCGGAGTATTCGGGCTGAGGGAGCAAGGTACGTTGTTGAAGGGCTGGAACTTTCAAATGAAGGCACTTTCTACCGTGTACGTGGCAATATCACTCGTTTTGCTCAACCCGGTGAAACAGATATCTTCGTTGCCCCTAGACAATCGAATATAGCTTATACAGGCAAAGCCTCTAAAGGGTCTGCGAGCGCTGCCGATCTTCCCACAACTGATGTTGTAAAAGATGGCATTCTTGTTCAGTGTGTCAAAGATGGCAGCAAGCTACGCGCTAGAGTGGTTTCCGACGGTTATGAACCAGATTGGAATATGCGTTTTCCGCGATCGGTTCGTGAGGAAGGGATGCTTTATGTTGTTGATGAAGTCAAAACAGCACCTGATGGAAAGTCCTATATTGCGTGTGGTGAAATTAAGCGATTTGTCCAACCCACTACTACCAATTAA
- a CDS encoding Rieske (2Fe-2S) protein, giving the protein MSWTKVLAVEALSPGTREVVKVGNRKILVLNHENQLYAVDNNCPHLKLPLKSGKITESGAIVCTFHRSAFDLRTGEVQGWCSWPPGVGKVLSLVSQPKTLPVFPIRVEEGSIWVDVQEE; this is encoded by the coding sequence ATGAGCTGGACTAAAGTTCTTGCAGTTGAAGCACTTTCCCCAGGTACGCGAGAAGTGGTGAAAGTTGGCAACCGGAAAATTCTGGTTTTGAATCACGAGAATCAGCTTTATGCTGTAGATAACAACTGTCCCCACTTAAAATTACCGTTGAAAAGTGGGAAAATCACTGAAAGTGGAGCAATTGTTTGTACCTTCCATCGCAGTGCTTTTGACTTGCGGACTGGTGAGGTACAAGGCTGGTGTTCCTGGCCACCTGGTGTAGGTAAAGTACTCTCGTTGGTTTCGCAACCAAAGACGTTACCAGTGTTTCCTATTCGTGTGGAAGAAGGTAGTATCTGGGTTGATGTACAAGAGGAATAG
- the thiC gene encoding phosphomethylpyrimidine synthase: MRTEWVAKRRGQVNVSQMHYARQGVITEEMHYVAQRENLPTDLIRDEVARGRMIIPANINHTNLEPMAIGIASKCKVNANIGASPNSSNLQEEVDKLNLAVKYGADTVMDLSTGGGNLDEIRTAIIKASPVPIGTVPVYQALESVHGTIENLTADDFLHIIEKHAQQGVDYQTIHAGILIEHLPLVRNRITGIVSRGGGILARWMLHHHKQNPLYTHFQDIIEIFKRYDVSFSLGDSLRPGCTHDASDEAQLAELKTLGQLTRKAWEDDVQVMVEGPGHVPMDQIEFNVRKQMEECSEAPFYVLGPLVTDIAPGYDHITSAIGAAMAGWYGTAMLCYVTPKEHLGLPNAEDVRNGLIAYKIAAHAADIARHRPGARDRDDELSKARYNFDWNRQFELSLDPERAKEYHDETLPADIYKTAEFCSMCGPKFCPMQTKVDADALTELEKFLAKEPVTQS; this comes from the coding sequence ATGCGGACAGAATGGGTTGCTAAACGGCGTGGGCAGGTTAATGTATCGCAAATGCATTACGCCCGCCAAGGTGTCATTACCGAAGAAATGCACTACGTCGCCCAACGAGAAAATCTCCCTACCGATCTCATTCGTGATGAAGTGGCGCGGGGGCGAATGATTATCCCCGCTAATATAAATCACACTAATCTAGAGCCGATGGCTATTGGTATCGCCTCTAAATGTAAGGTAAATGCTAATATCGGCGCTTCCCCCAACTCTTCTAATCTTCAAGAAGAAGTTGATAAGCTGAATCTGGCGGTGAAGTACGGTGCTGATACCGTGATGGATTTGTCCACAGGTGGCGGTAATTTGGATGAAATTCGTACCGCCATCATCAAGGCTTCACCTGTTCCTATTGGTACGGTGCCGGTTTACCAAGCTTTAGAAAGCGTCCACGGCACAATCGAGAATCTGACTGCTGATGATTTTCTCCATATCATTGAAAAGCACGCCCAGCAAGGAGTAGATTATCAAACTATCCACGCTGGGATTTTGATTGAGCATTTGCCCTTGGTGAGAAACCGCATCACTGGTATTGTCTCTCGCGGTGGCGGTATTTTGGCGCGGTGGATGCTGCATCACCACAAACAAAATCCACTTTATACCCACTTCCAAGACATTATTGAGATTTTCAAAAGGTACGATGTCTCCTTCAGTTTAGGAGATTCTCTACGTCCCGGCTGTACCCATGATGCCTCAGATGAAGCACAATTAGCTGAATTAAAAACTCTGGGACAGCTAACTCGCAAAGCCTGGGAAGATGATGTCCAGGTGATGGTGGAAGGGCCAGGACATGTGCCAATGGATCAAATTGAGTTTAACGTCCGTAAGCAGATGGAAGAGTGTTCTGAAGCACCTTTCTATGTTTTGGGACCATTGGTGACAGACATTGCCCCCGGTTATGACCATATTACTTCAGCCATTGGAGCAGCAATGGCTGGATGGTACGGTACTGCAATGCTGTGCTATGTAACACCCAAAGAACATTTAGGTCTACCAAATGCCGAAGATGTGCGGAATGGGTTGATTGCCTATAAAATAGCGGCTCACGCGGCTGATATTGCTAGACATCGCCCCGGTGCAAGGGATAGAGACGATGAACTTTCTAAGGCGCGTTACAACTTTGATTGGAACCGTCAGTTTGAATTATCACTCGATCCAGAAAGAGCGAAGGAATATCACGATGAAACTTTACCAGCAGATATCTATAAAACTGCTGAGTTTTGTTCGATGTGTGGGCCTAAGTTCTGCCCAATGCAAACTAAGGTTGATGCTGATGCGCTGACAGAATTAGAGAAGTTCTTGGCGAAAGAGCCTGTGACTCAAAGCTAA
- a CDS encoding glycosyltransferase family 2 protein produces MISIITPVYNGEKFIESCLQVVIDQNCLEVEHIVVDGGSSDKTVDIIKDKANQYPHIRWISEKDKGQSDAINKGIAMARGEIIGVLNVDDFYEINLLNRIFEIFQTLPEPSLIVGNCNIINQKGQLMSLNKPSQLRTIDLLLERRVNDDGIIDASFPVNPSAYFYHKSLHQKIGLYKVEDHYSMDIDFLLKAVCSSHVKYFNETWGNFRYYPGTKTFDDSATGSSLARIEQLFNNYIKTLSLMEQWQIWLARNINFTFLKIFYFSKHPERLPESIKQRLAKQDLRKK; encoded by the coding sequence ATGATTAGTATAATTACACCAGTTTATAACGGTGAGAAATTTATAGAATCTTGCCTTCAAGTTGTCATTGACCAAAACTGTTTAGAAGTGGAGCATATCGTTGTTGATGGAGGTTCAAGCGACAAGACAGTAGACATTATTAAGGATAAAGCCAATCAATATCCCCACATACGTTGGATTAGTGAAAAGGACAAAGGGCAATCTGACGCTATTAATAAAGGAATTGCTATGGCACGAGGAGAGATTATTGGTGTTTTAAATGTTGATGATTTTTATGAGATAAATCTTCTTAACCGCATCTTCGAAATTTTCCAAACTTTACCAGAACCTAGCTTGATTGTTGGTAACTGTAATATCATTAATCAGAAAGGTCAGCTAATGTCTCTTAATAAACCTAGCCAATTACGAACAATAGATTTACTCTTAGAAAGACGAGTTAATGATGATGGAATTATCGATGCTTCTTTTCCAGTAAATCCATCTGCTTACTTCTATCATAAATCATTGCATCAGAAAATCGGACTCTATAAAGTAGAAGATCATTATTCAATGGATATAGATTTCCTTTTGAAAGCTGTTTGTTCATCTCATGTTAAGTATTTCAATGAAACTTGGGGTAACTTTAGATATTATCCAGGAACTAAAACATTTGATGATTCTGCAACAGGAAGCAGTTTAGCGCGAATTGAACAATTATTTAATAATTATATTAAAACACTATCTTTGATGGAACAATGGCAGATTTGGTTAGCTCGGAATATAAATTTTACTTTCTTAAAAATCTTTTATTTTTCCAAGCATCCAGAACGATTGCCTGAATCTATTAAGCAGCGATTAGCTAAACAGGACTTACGTAAAAAATAG
- a CDS encoding DUF6745 domain-containing protein, whose translation MLKIMSNGRVPNKPVLQRPNQSHEPVSAEYARKLILEHRACDGMRVLGHLDVSGALALYNLPENLTCESLDISDCVNLTTLPIGLHVTYWIELAGSGITNVSAGHGFIWHWRGVEVTDKIAFESQSLTGQDILNIENVELRRVLIERLGYETFLQQVGGLIRDRDRDAGGERQLVYIPFEDDEPLMVLKVTCPSTGHIHILRVPPYMRSCHQAAAWIAGFDNPDDYHPAIEA comes from the coding sequence ATGCTCAAGATTATGTCCAATGGACGTGTGCCGAATAAACCAGTTTTGCAGCGCCCAAACCAAAGCCACGAGCCTGTATCGGCTGAATATGCTCGAAAACTTATCCTTGAGCATCGCGCCTGCGATGGGATGCGCGTTTTAGGCCATCTGGATGTAAGTGGTGCGTTGGCTCTTTACAATCTACCTGAAAATCTCACTTGTGAAAGTCTTGATATCAGCGACTGTGTAAACCTTACAACCCTTCCCATAGGACTCCACGTTACTTATTGGATCGAGTTGGCCGGAAGTGGGATTACCAATGTATCTGCGGGACATGGTTTTATCTGGCACTGGCGAGGCGTGGAAGTGACAGATAAAATTGCCTTTGAATCCCAGTCTCTAACGGGGCAAGATATCCTCAATATAGAGAACGTTGAGTTGCGCCGCGTGCTGATTGAGCGTCTGGGATATGAGACATTTTTGCAGCAAGTGGGAGGATTGATCCGCGATCGCGATCGTGATGCTGGTGGAGAACGTCAACTAGTCTACATCCCTTTTGAGGATGACGAGCCACTTATGGTCTTGAAAGTCACCTGTCCATCCACAGGACATATTCATATCTTGCGCGTTCCCCCTTATATGCGGAGTTGCCATCAAGCAGCCGCTTGGATTGCGGGCTTTGATAACCCAGATGATTATCACCCTGCGATCGAGGCGTAG
- a CDS encoding eCIS core domain-containing protein, whose product MSDVIRQDASRLRTFRQHNAGTSNFTNLSLVSSTIPTLANPTRGFGLPTNHTPLGTVTEVASDLQEAQPANEQSLEPEAIKEKPVVHDISRISLRRPQPQLAVSQPGDHYEQSADWVANQIMRMTRPEPKINLGEMGSQDIMQRKCAACEEEEELQTKLSLQRATDGSVQSENNIESQLNSSKGGGSPLSAEVQEFMEPRFGSNFNNVRVHTDSNAMQMSQSLGAQAFTHGSDVYFGAGKSPGNNELTAHELTHVVQQTGKVQKQSDTSTAPVPLDQASNGMPPKTGTTKIDHKNTTITASGKNITEAITNLTSQGKGEAGSVTCAPEKSVKTYQADDRSAEIIYEADVLVTETKAMPVWTELDKQCEPVKTEWARFYSALDQHENGHISIDEKAFKDLHKKLLGKTTSASDTIFNDTYTKANTDNNTYDTTTKHGLTQGTGVTPVQCGTEKVSQNGDESNAQIGVQTKQIEPKTLQQDLI is encoded by the coding sequence ATGAGCGATGTCATAAGACAAGACGCTTCGCGTCTACGCACTTTTCGGCAACACAACGCAGGTACGTCAAATTTTACAAATTTATCGCTTGTCTCATCAACTATTCCCACATTGGCGAATCCGACACGCGGTTTTGGTTTACCAACAAATCATACTCCACTCGGAACAGTCACTGAGGTAGCAAGCGACCTTCAAGAAGCCCAGCCTGCTAACGAGCAATCATTAGAACCAGAAGCTATCAAAGAAAAGCCTGTTGTTCACGACATTAGTCGCATATCTTTGCGTCGTCCACAGCCACAACTTGCAGTTAGCCAGCCAGGAGACCATTATGAGCAGTCAGCTGACTGGGTTGCTAACCAAATTATGCGGATGACTAGACCTGAGCCAAAGATAAATTTGGGTGAGATGGGTTCACAAGATATCATGCAACGAAAATGTGCAGCTTGTGAAGAAGAAGAGGAACTACAAACTAAGCTGTCACTACAACGGGCGACTGATGGCAGCGTCCAGAGTGAGAATAACATTGAGAGTCAGTTAAATAGTAGTAAGGGTGGGGGAAGCCCGTTATCTGCCGAAGTGCAAGAGTTTATGGAACCACGCTTTGGTAGTAACTTTAACAATGTGCGAGTACATACTGACTCTAATGCTATGCAGATGAGTCAGTCGTTGGGAGCGCAGGCATTTACTCATGGTAGTGATGTTTACTTCGGTGCAGGGAAATCACCTGGTAATAACGAGTTGACAGCCCATGAGTTAACCCATGTGGTACAGCAAACAGGCAAGGTGCAAAAACAAAGCGATACATCCACAGCACCAGTCCCTCTTGACCAGGCATCTAATGGTATGCCGCCCAAAACAGGTACAACCAAAATTGACCACAAGAATACTACAATTACCGCTTCTGGGAAAAACATCACTGAAGCAATTACAAACTTAACATCACAAGGAAAGGGCGAAGCGGGCAGTGTTACTTGTGCCCCAGAGAAAAGTGTCAAAACTTACCAAGCTGACGATCGGTCTGCTGAAATTATCTATGAAGCAGACGTTTTAGTCACAGAAACTAAGGCAATGCCCGTCTGGACTGAACTTGACAAACAATGCGAACCCGTTAAAACAGAATGGGCAAGATTTTATAGCGCTCTGGATCAGCACGAAAATGGGCACATTAGTATTGACGAGAAGGCTTTTAAAGATTTACACAAAAAGCTGCTTGGCAAAACAACCTCAGCATCTGACACAATTTTTAACGATACTTATACTAAAGCTAATACTGATAACAATACCTACGACACCACAACTAAGCACGGGCTGACTCAAGGTACAGGAGTAACCCCGGTACAATGCGGCACAGAAAAAGTTTCTCAAAATGGAGATGAATCAAATGCACAGATAGGAGTTCAAACTAAACAGATAGAGCCGAAAACGCTACAACAGGATCTAATCTGA